A DNA window from Archocentrus centrarchus isolate MPI-CPG fArcCen1 chromosome 15, fArcCen1, whole genome shotgun sequence contains the following coding sequences:
- the myofl gene encoding myoferlin isoform X1, whose protein sequence is MLRVQVESASGIPKKKLGNPDPIASVIFRGEKKKTKQIDNELNPVWNEVFEFDLKGSPLDASSFLDVIVKDYETIGKHKFIGSARISLRDLVSGQVKSLPSKNVPLVNEKQQSFGAVINLLIGYEPPMNATPNLNEQVDGDVPHLDAGSDEGDEREPDTDGEGQGGVSGAPGLPSHPGKPRQPIRLRHKRHRALANKPQDFQIRVRVVEGRQLPGNNIKPVVKVSVCGQTHRTRIRRGNNPFFDEMFFYNVNMLPSELFDESISLRVYDSYSLRSDSLIGEFKLDVGYIYDEPSHAIMRKWLLLSDLDESSVGPKGYLKVSIIIVATGDDPPTERKVLNEAQDDIESNLLVPAGVTMRSATLSLKVYRAEDMPQMDDAFVQTVKQMLGGEGDKKNLVDPYLEVSFAGKKVSTKIIEKNANPEFNQIINLQVKFPSMCECIKLTMYDWDRLTKDDAVGTAFLNLSKISSSGGEIEDTQAENSNAVTELSPTASDVGFLPAFGPCYINLYGSPREFSGLPDPFEELNLGKGEGVAYRGRVLVELSTQLDGKIDKNVDDISSDDILVAQKYQRRRKYSLCAVFHSACMLQELGEPIQFEVSIGNYGNKLDSTCKPLASTTQYSFAVFDGNYYYYLPWADTKPVVILTSYWEDISHRLYSVNILLFIAEKLESHLISLKTVILAKVPETRLAEIWLKLINCLIEDLNNVQLPVVQEQPNITALDLQIKSLRDAAVESIKHMATRMREEATDVKATVGEIEDWLDRLKQLAEEPQNSMPDVIIWMLRGEKRVAYARVPANQILYSNFSNEACGKHCGKTQTILMQYPIDKDKGLKIPVQLRVNMWLGLSAQEKTFNSFSEGNFSVYAEMYENQAQVFGKWGTTGLVGRHKFSDVTGKVKLKQERFLPPRGWEWEGDWFVDPERCLLTEADAGHTEFTDEVFQNETRFPGGEWKPAAEPYTDVNGEKAPSPGDFECPPGWTWEDDWSFDSNRAVDEKGWEYGITIPPDDKPKSWAPAEKMYHVHRRVRLMRKRKKISDKTAAAERQGLGEGWEYSSLIGWKFHRKARSSDTFRRRRWRRKMVPSDAIGASAIFRLEGALGLDVDEKANKTCASKVFGANTPTVSCHFTRSYIYHLRVYVYQARNLCAMDKDSFSDPYAHVSFLHVSKTTEVIKTTLNPTWDQTLIFDDIEIYGEPQTVAQNPPDVVLELYDKDQVGKDEPMGRCTCPPVVKLNPNVAVSPKLLWFPVTKKGHSAGEALLAAELILKDKVNDGDFPLVPPRRGENLYMVPQGIRPVVQLTAIEVLTWGLRNMKTYQLATVSSPSLIVECGGEIVQTAVIKNFKKNPNFPGSVLMLKVLLPKEEMYTPPIVLKVIDHRPFGRKPVVGQCTIDCLAEFRCDPYRLNDEVCMSARVAMIAANQGDVVIDMEERSIVKTELQAEKEEEAVDWWSKFYASIGEEEKCGPYLKKGYDKLQVYNCELEEVREFQGLTDFCSTFKLQRGKNEDEEDDPSVVGEFKGSFKIYPLPDDPGVPAPPRQFRELPESAPHECLIRIYVVRCTDLQPKDANGMCDPYIKITLGRKTVDDRDNYKPNTLNPVFGRMFELSCFLPQDKDLKISVYDYDLLSRDEKVGETVIDLENRFLSCFRPSCGLPKTYCVSGINQWRDQLKPSQILQNLAKVRGVPPPRIEGDGSSLSFSGREYHLQEFETNTVPQHQHLGPARERLALHVLRDQGLVPEHVETRTLSSSHQPNLPQGQIQMWVDIFPKRLGLPGPPCDITQRKANKYFLRVVIWNTSDVILDERSITGENMSDIYVKGWIPGMENNKQKTDVHYRSLDGDGNFNWRFIFGFDYLPAEQLCVVSRKEHFWNMDKTEFRIPPKLIIQIWDNDKFSLDDYLGSIELDLLNLIPPAKTPEKCSLKMLQGMMGSQPSSLFSQKSVRGWWPCAVEQNGKPVLGGKVEMTLEIVYEKEMEERPAGKGREEPNMNPKLDPPNRPDTSFFWFTNPCKTIKFIVWRRFKWFFILGILLLLVILFIAIMFYSLPNYISMKIVKPFS, encoded by the exons ATGCTGCGGGTCCAAGTAGAATCCGCCAGCGGGATTCCCAAAAAGAAACTTGGCAACCCAGATCCAATAGCTTCGGTGATCTTTAGAG gtgaaaagaagaaaaccaaacaaattgATAATGAACTGAATCCAGTTTGGAATGAA GTGTTTGAATTTGATTTGAAAGGCAGCCCTTTGGATGCATCTTCGTTCCTCGACGTGATTGTGAAAGACTATGAAACAATCGGAAAACACAA ATTTATTGGCTCTGCAAGAATCTCACTGAGAGACTTGGTCAGTGGTCAGGTGAAATCTCTCCCATCCAAGAATGTACCACTTGTCAATGAGAAGCAGCAGTCTTTTGGG GCAGTCATTAATTTGCTCATTGGGTATGAGCCACCTATGAACGCCACTCCAAACCTAAATGAACAAGTTGATGGAGACGTGCCTCATTTGGATGCTG GCAGTGATGAGGGTGATGAGAGAGAACCAGACACAGATGGGGAAGGTCAGGGTGGAGTCTCCGGAGCTCCTGGTTTACCAAGCCACCCTGGGAAACCTAGACAGCCAATCCGTCTCAGGCATAAGAGGCACAGAGCCCTGGCCAATAagcctcaggacttccag ATCCGTGTTCGGGTTGTCGAGGGTCGACAGCTGCCTGGCAACAACATCAAGCCGGTGGttaaagtgagtgtgtgtggacagACCCACAGGACAAGAATTAGAAGAGGGAATAACCCCTTCTTTGACGAG ATGTTTTTCTACAATGTTAACATGCTCCCCTCAGAACTGTTTGATGAGAGCATCAGCCTTCGG GTCTATGACTCCTACTCCCTCAGATCTGACAGTCTAATTGGAGAGTTCAAG CTCGATGTTGGGTACATCTACGATGAACCCA GTCACGCCATAATGAGGAAATGGCTCCTCCTCAGTGATCTTGATGAGTCGAGCGTGGGGCCCAAAGGCTATCTGAAAGTCAGCATAATTATTGTTGCTACTGGAGATGATCCACCA ACTGAAAGAAAAGTGCTAAATGAGGCGCAAGATGACATAGAGAGCAATCTTTTGGTGCCTGCTGGTGTCACAATGCGATCAGCCACTCTGAGCCTTAAAGTCTATCGTGCCGAGGATATGCCACAGA TGGATGATGCCTTTGTTCAGACAGTAAAGCAGATGCTTGGAGGGGAAGGAGACAAGAAAAACTTGGTGGATCCATATTTGGAAGTCAGCTTTGCTGGGAAGAAG gtgtCCACCAAAATAATTGAGAAAAATGCTAATCCAGAGTTTAATCAAATTATCAATCTTCAAGTAaag TTCCCATCCATGTGTGAATGCATCAAGTTGACTATGTATGACTG GGATCGTCTAACCAAGGATGACGCTGTAGGAACAGCATTTTTGAATCTGAGCAAAATATCTTCCTCTGGTGGAGAGATTGAAG acacacaggctGAAAATTCCAACGCAGTCACTGAAT TGAGCCCAACTGCATCAGATGTTGGTTTTCTCCCAGCCTTTGGGCCCTGCTACATCAACCTGTACGGTAGCCCGAGAGAATTCTCTGGCCTGCCTGACCCATTTGAGGAACTCAACCTTGGAAAG GGAGAAGGGGTCGCATATAGGGGGAGGGTCCTTGTTGAACTGTCTACTCAGTTGGATGGAAAGATTGATAAGAATGTGGATGACATCTCAAGTGATGACATCTTGGTCGCACAG AAATATCAGCGGAGGAGGAAGTACTCCCTGTGTGCCGTTTTCCACAGTGCATGCATGCTTCAAGAGCTCGGTGAGCCAATCCAGTTTGAGGTCAGCATTGGTAATTATGGTAACAAACTGGATTCCACCTGCAAGCCACTGGCGTCCACCACCCAGTACAGCTTTGCTGTGTTCGATG GTAATTATTACTATTACCTACCCTGGGCTGACACTAAGCCTGTAGTGATTCTCACTTCATACTGGGAGGACATCAGCCACCGCCTGTACTCTGTTAATATTCTCCTCTTCATTGCTGAGAAGCTG GAGTCTCAccttatttctttaaaaacagtcaTCTTAGCCAAGGTTCCTGAGACACGCCTGGCTGAAATTTGGCTTAAACTCATCAACTGCCTGATTGAGGACCTTAACAA TGTCCAGCTTCCAGTTGTGCAGGAACAGCCCAACATTACAGCACTGGATCTCCAGATAAAAAGTCTGCGTGATGCTGCTGTGGAGAGTATCAAACACATGGCCACTCGGATGAGAGAGGAAGCCACAGATGTCAAGGCGACTGTTGGTGAGATTGAAGACTGGTTGGACAGACTAAAGCAGCTGGCAGAGGAG CCTCAAAATAGTATGCCAGATGTGATCATATGGATGTTGAGAGGAGAGAAGCGGGTGGCTTATGCGCGAGTCCCAGCCAACCAGATCCTGTACTCTAACTTCAGTAATGAGGCCTGTGGCAAACACTGTGGAAAGACTCAGACCATCTTAATGCAG TATCCCATTGACAAAGACAAAGGTCTGAAGATCCCTGTTCAGCTGAGGGTCAACATGTGGCTTGGTCTCTCTGCCCAAGAGAAGACGTTCAACAGCTTCTCAGAGGGAAACTTCAGTGTGTACGCTGAAATG tatgagaaccaggctcaggtgTTTGGCAAGTGGGGTACGACCGGCCTGGTTGGACGCCATAAGTTCTCAGATGTAACCGGAAAGGTGAAGCTCAAACAAGAGCGCTTTCTGCCACCACGTGGATGGGAATGGGAGGGAGACTGGTTTGTTGACCCTGAGCGATG TCTGTTGACAGAAGCAGATGCAGGCCACACAGAGTTTACAGATGAGGTCTTTCAAAATGAAACACGGTTTCCTGGGGGGGAGTGGAAGCCTGCTGCAGAGCCCTACACAGACGTG AATGGTGAAAAGGCTCCGAGTCCAGGGGACTTTGAGTGTCCGCCCGGATGGACCTGGGAGGATGACTGGAGCTTTGATAGCAACAGAGCTGTAGATGAAAAAG GTTGGGAATATGGCATTACCATTCCCCCTGATGATAAACCCAAATCCTGGGCTCCAGCAGAGAAGATGTACCATGTCCACCGCAGGGTGAGACTcatgagaaagagaaagaagataTCTGACAAAACGGCTGCTGCTGAG AGACAAGGATTGGGGGAAGGCTGGGAATACTCTTCCCTGATTGGCTGGAAGTTTCACAGGAAAGCACGTTCCTCTGACACGTTCCGCCGCCGCCGGTGGAGGAGAAAGATGGTCCCATCAGACGCAATTGGGGCCTCTGCCATCTTCAGACTGGAAGGAGCATTA GGGCTTGATGTCGACGAGAAGGCCAATAAAACATGTGCATCCAAAGTATTTGGTGCCAACACACCCACTGTTTCCTGCCACTTTACCC GGTCTTACATCTACCATCTGCGAGTGTACGTCTATCAGGCAAGAAATTTGTGTGCCATGGACAAAGACAGCTTCTCAG ATCCCTACGCCCACGTGTCATTTCTGCATGTGAGTAAGACCACAGAGGTCATAAAGACTACACTGAACCCCACATGGGATCAGACTCTCATTTTTGATGACATTGAAATCTACGGAGAACCACAGACCGTTGCCCAAAACCCTCCTGATGTAGTCTTGGAGTTGTATGACAAAGATCAAGTG GGTAAAGACGAGCCCATGGGCCGCTGCACGTGTCCCCCTGTGGTAAAACTGAACCCCAATGTGGCCGTCAGCCCTAAGCTGCTGTGGTTCCCGGTCACCAAAAAAGGTCACAGTGCTGGAGAGGCACTGCTAGCTGCTGAGCTTATACTGAAGGACAAG GTTAATGATGGAGATTTTCCTCTGGTGCCTCCTCGGCGGGGGGAGAATCTCTACATGGTTCCTCAGGGAATCAGGCCAGTTGTACAACTCACTGCAATTGAG GTCTTGACTTGGGGCTTGAGGAACATGAAAACCTACCAGTTGGCCACGGTGTCATCCCCCAGTTTGATAGTGGAATGTGGTGGTGAGATTGTTCAAACCGCTGTGATCAAGAACTTCAAGAAGAACCCCAACTTTCCTGGATCGGTGCTGATGCTCAAAGTG CTTCTTCCCAAAGAGGAGATGTACACCCCTCCCATTGTGCTGAAGGTGATCGACCACAGACCCTTTGGTAGGAAACCTGTAGTGGGACAGTGCACTATCGACTGTCTGGCAGAGTTCCGCTGTGACCCGTATCGTCTTAACGATGAAGTCTGCATGTCTGCTAGAG TGGCAATGATAGCTGCCAATCAAGGAGATGTTGTCATAGACATGGAGGAGAGAAGCATTGTCAAAACTGAG CTTCAAGCAGAAAAG gaggaggaggcagtaGACTGGTGGAGTAAGTTTTATGCCTCCATTGGAGAGGAGGAAAAGTGTGGACCTTACCTAAAAAAGGGATACGACAAATTGCAG GTATACAACTGCGAATTAGAAGAGGTTAGAGAGTTCCAGGGACTCACTGACTTCTGCAGCACCTTCAAACTTCAGAGAGGAAAgaatgaagatgaagaagatgacCCGTCAGTGGTGGGAGAGTTCAAG GGCTCATTCAAGATTTACCCACTGCCTGATGACCCAGGGGTGCCAGCTCCACCTCGTCAGTTCAGAGAGCTCCCTGAGAGTGCACCACACGAGTGCCTGATCAGAATATATGTGGTGCGCTGTACTGACCTGCAGCCTAAAGATGCAAACGGCATG TGTGACCCGTACATTAAGATTACACTGGGGAGGAAAACAGTGGATGACAGAGATAACTATAAACCAAACACCCTCAATCCCGTGTTTGGAAG GATGTTCGAGCTGTCCTGCTTCCTGCCTCAAGACAAGGATCTGAAGATTTCTGTGTATGACTATGACCTCCTGAGCAGAGATGAAAAAGTGGGTGAGACTGTCATCGATTTGGAGAACAGGTTTCTCTCTTGTTTCAGGCCCAGCTGTGGCCTGCCAAAGACTTACTGTGT GTCTGGGATCAATCAGTGGAGAGATCAGCTGAAACCTTCTCAGATACTCCAAAATCTGGCCAAAGTGAGGGGTGTCCCTCCTCCACGCATAGAGGGAGATGGCAGCTCACTCTCTTTCTCAGGACGAGAATACCACCTACAGGAATTTG AGACCAACACGGTACCACAACACCAGCACTTAGGCCCAGCAAGAGAGAGGCTGGCCCTGCATGTTCTCAGAGATCAGGGCTTGGTGCCAGAGCATGTAGAGACCAGGACCCTGTCCAGCTCCCACCAACCAAATCTACCCCAG GGACAAATTCAGATGTGGGTAGACATTTTCCCCAAGAGGCTCGGTTTGCCTGGGCCTCCGTGTGATATTACTCAACGCAAAGCTAACAA GTACTTCTTGCGAGTCGTCATTTGGAACACAAGTGACGTGATTCTGGATGAAAGAAGCATCACCGGAGAAAACATGAGTGATATTTACGTTAAAGG atggaTTCCAGGAATGGAGAACAACAAGCAGAAGACTGATGTCCACTACAGGTCTCTGGATGGAGATGGAAATTTCAACTGGAGGTTCATATTTGGCTTTGACTACCtgcctgcagagcagctgtgtgtTGTCTCTAGAAAG GAGCATTTTTGGAATATGGACAAAACTGAATTTAGGATTCCTCCTAAACTGATCATCCAGATATGGGACAATGACAAATTCTCCCTGGATGACTACTTAG GTTCAATTGAGCTGGACTTACTGAATCTCATCCCCCCTGCTAAGACCCCAGAAAAGTGCAGCCTGAAGATGTTGCAAGGAATGATGGGATCACAGCCCAGCTCACTTTTCTCCCAGAAGTCTGTGCGAGGCTGGTGGCCATGTGCAGTTGAGCAGAATGGAAAACCCGTACTTGGT GGAAAAGTCGAGATGACGCTGGAAATAGTGTACGAGAAGGAGATGGAGGAAAGACCTGCAGGGAAAGGCAGAGAAGAGCCCAACATGAATCCCAAACTGGACCCACCCAA CCGCCCCGACACTTCATTCTTCTGGTTTACAAATCCTTGCAAGACCATAAAGTTCATAGTGTGGCGCAGATTCAAGTGGTTTTTCATTTTGGGGATTCTTCTTCTGCTTGTTATCCTGTTCATTGCGATCATGTTCTACTCCCTCCCT AATTACATCTCAATGAAGATTGTGAAGCCTTTCTCCTAA